Within the Acinetobacter radioresistens DSM 6976 = NBRC 102413 = CIP 103788 genome, the region CTTCATAATCTACCCATGAAGTTGTATTACTAAATGCATAAATCTCAAGGGGAAGTCCTTCACTGGTAGGTTGTAATTGACGCACCATAATTGTCTGATGCTGAGCAATACCTGGATGCTGTTTTAAATAAAACTCTATATAAGCACGAAATGTACCTAAGTTTGTCAAGCGACGCTGATTATAAATAGCCTGATTGCCAAGCTGCTGGTTAAATTTTTGAATTTCACTTTCTTTAATATTCAAATACTGGTCAAGAAGCAAAAAGTCCTTTAGCTTTTGCTGCTCTTCATTCGTCATAAAATGCACTGTGCTTTGGTCAATGTAAATAGCACGTTTGATACGTCTTACACCGGCATTGCTCATACCACGCCAGTTTTTAAAAGTATCAGTAATCAGTTTATTGGTGGGAATAGTCGTAAAGGTCTTGTCAAAATTTTGTACTGTGACCGTATGTAATGACATATCAATGACATCGCCATCCGCATTTAATGATGGCATCTCAATCCAGTCTCCGATACGTACCATATCATAAGAAGAAATTTGTACACTGGCCACCAGCGAAAGAATAGTATTTTGAAAAACCAGCATCAGCACAGTCGCCATAGCACCAAAGCCTGCTAGCAGGGTAAACACATCTTTCTTCAGGAAAGTACCTAAAATCATTAAAGCACAGACGATATACAGCATTAATTTAACCAGCTGCAAGTATCCTTTAATAGGCTTATTTTTTGATTTTGGATTGCGCTGATAAATCAGGTTAAAAATATTAAGAAGTTCGCTCAAAGCCAGCGCTAATGTAAGGAAAATAAAAGCCTGTGCTCCCATTTGTACAAAAGTTACAAGCTTGAGTGAAAGATGTGGAACCGTAGTGATGCCATTCATAATGACGATAGCCGGAACAATATTAGCTATGCGACGAATTACACTATGTTCAGCGAAAATACTGCTATTGGCAAACTTCATCTTGCTGATGAGTTTACGTAGGCCTCTTACTACGACCTGTTTGGCAATAAAGTTAGCCAGAGCGGCTAGCAGAATAAGAATGCCTAATGATGTCAACATCTCTAACCAAGGAAACTGATCTGACCAGTCCTGAATATTTTGTATAAAAGCCAGCTGTTCCAAGCCATTTACCCCTACAATTATGATTAATTGCATGATTGTAAAAGTTTATTGCTTGAAACAGGCTATAAACAACTTTTTATATACGTTTTATTAGCAAATTGAAACTTTATAGTATTACCTCAAGAAGAGGTGTTTTACCACATTAAATCATCAGGAATAACATATGCTGCATATGGATCTTCTTCATCAGTTGATTGATCATTGGCCTGCGTACTATTATGTAAAATAAACCCTTCCATGCGCGCATCAATTTTTTCTGCCAAGGCTTTTGGTAAATAGGCATAGCTGCCATTATCTCGTGCAATCATTAAACTGCCTGAAACCAGTGCATTATAAACCTGTTGTGAGATATAGACTTTTTTGATTTTGCCTTCATCGATAAACTGATAAGTTATATCGCCGTCAGTTTCCTTGATCTTATGATGAGAGATCATTTGGACAATATTGGCTTTTAAAGTTTTTTCTTCAAGCTGACGCTGTTTTTCCTGATTTAGAGCCTGATCTTTAGCTAACTTTTCCTGTTTTTCTTGCTCAATTTTTGCCTTGAGTGCAGCCTCGTCACTTTGACCGGTACGCTGTTCATGCTGTGCCTGTTTGCTCAGCTTTTTTGCTTTTTTATTATCTACCAAGCCGGCTTTTAAAAGTTGGGCCTGTAGTGCATTTTTAACCATGTTTGATTACTCCCAGCTTGAATGCTGTGTAGACTTATGACGAAAGTATATAGACCAGTAGATGATGCTGAGCAATAAACTCAAAACTGCCGGTACGAGAAATGACTGTAATTTTAGATAAGGATAAATCAGACTGGCAACAATACCACCGATTAAAAAGCCGAAGAGAATAAGTAAATGAAGAATAATACGACGCTTTCCAACGCTCAGGCCACGTAGGCAATAACCTAGCGCCAGCCCAAGATCAGTTAATACCCCTGATAAGTGGGTAGTGCGAATGATTGTACCTTTATAATGGCTAACCATTGCATTTTGCACGCCCATTGCAACACAGGCCCACAATAAAGCATATCGTGGGAAATAGGGTAACAATATCCAGCACAGGAAAATGAATAGCGCAACCAGACTAAGTGGCAAACCATAACGGCGTCCAAGCTGAAAGTGACTATTTCCAAGAATCAGGCCACTATAAAATGAACCGGTAACATAGCAAAGGACCACCAATATCAGGTACAGAACACTAGAGGGTTCCCAATTAATCAGGCTCATGGCCAGCATACTAATATTACCGGTCATATGTGAGACAGACTGATGCAAGACAGTCACCAGTCCAAGTACATTAATCATGCCCGCATTGATTGCCAGTAAAAAAGCACCTATTTGAATCCATGCAGGCAGTTTTTGAAAAGGCATCGCTACACTCGCGAATTATTGTCCTTTCAATAGATTAACGCATTCCACGGTCAGCAGCAGCAGTAAATAGTACATCAGTTGATGAATTTAATGCAGTTTCAGTCGAGTCCTGAAGCACACTGATCACCATTCCGATTGCAACCACCTGCATAGCAATTTCAGATGAAATACCGAACAGGCCGCAGGCCACAGGAATCAGTAGCAATGAACCGCCAGCAACCCCAGAAGCTCCACAGGCCGATACTGTAGCAACCACGGAAAGGATTAACATGGTTGAAATGCTGACCGGTATGCCTAAAGTATGTACAGTCGCGAGTGTTAGCACAGTAATAGTGACCGCCGCACCTGCCATATTGATAGTAGCACCCAAGGGAATAGATACACTGGCAGTTGCTTCATTTACACCCAAACGTCGTGCCAGGTCGAGGTTAACCGGAATATTAGCAGCGGAACTACGGGTAAAGAAAGCAGTAATGGCACTTTCGCGTAAGCATGTTAAGACTAGCGGATAAGGGTTACTGCGGGTAACAACTGCAACCAGCAAAGGATTAATGATAAGGGCAACAAAAAGCATAGTGCCAAGCAGCACTGCTAAAAGCTGTGCATAACTTTCCAGCGTTTTTAAGCCAGCATCAGCGAAAGTTGCAGCAACCAAACCGAATATACCCAATGGAGCAAAGCGGATTACAATTGCGATCACTTTACTAATGGCATTGGAAACATCAGTCAGTACCACACGTGAAGTCTCAGACGCGTGTCGAAACGCTAGCCCCAATATGACAGACCACGCTAGAATTCCAATAAAGTTCGCTTCACTCAGCGCCACAACTGGATTGGCAATAAAGCTCAATAACAGGTTTTTCAGTATCTCTCCCAACCCCCCTGGAGCCTGTACTTCGAGCTGACTTGGCACATCCAGGAACAATGTACTTGGAAACATTAGACTGGCAAAGACAGCACTAAATGCAGCTAGAAGCATACCAACCATATACATCATTAAAATAGGTCTGATATGTGCAGTCTGACCCAGTTTGAAATTGGCAATGGAAGCCATAACTAAAACAAAAACCAGAATCGGGGCCACTGACTTAAGTGCCTTAATAAAAAGATCACCCAGTAAGCTGAGATAGGGAGCTGCTTGAGGAAAAAGCCAGGTTACCAGCATGCCCAGAATAATGGCAATGACAATTTGAGTAACCAGGCTTAAGCGAAATAAGTATGAGAACATAGGAAAGCCTTATGAGACCTATAAGGGCCAAAAGTACAAGCCGGCTATTTTATACATAAAATACATAAAGCTTGAAATTAATTTTTACTGACCCGTCCATGGTCTTTCGAATGATATAAATATAATAAAAGCTAAATACTTTTATTACATTTGAATATCCATAGATCACTTGCATTGTTAATATTTAAATTTTAATGGGGCATTTCAGGCAAAAAAAGCTCTGGTGCCAAGTTCTGCATTGCCTGAAAGTGAGAGAAAAAAACCTGGCCATTTAAATGCTGCAATAAGGGGGAGTCTTTAAGCTTATCCATAACAGGGCCTTTGATTTCTGAAAAATGCAGCTGAATATGAAGTTTAGCGAGCTCTGCATTTATTTCCTCAAGCATTTCCAGTGCACTTAAGTCGATAGCGCTAATGCTTGAGCAGTTAATAATGACATGCTCAAGCTGGGCATTTTTACTTACTTCAGTAATGATATAGCCTTTTAAGGTATTCGCATTTAAAAAGCTCAGGTTTTCATCAATACGGATCGAAAAGATTTTGGGGCTGGTTATAACCTGATGCCGTGAAATATTACGGAAATGTTGTGTTCCTTTAACCAACCCAATCACTGCAATATGAGGACGGCTAATTCGCCAAAGCATTAAAATAAATGTAGAGATAATTCCGATTATCAGACCGGTAGAGATATCAATGCAAATAACACTGAAAAATGTAATCCACATTGCGATGCCATCTGCCTTAGAATAACGCCAAGTTTCAAGAAATGGTTTAAATTCAACCAGCTTCCAGATAGAAACAATAATGGTTGCAGCCAGGATAGCCAGCGGTAAATCTCGCAGGAACCCGGTAAAATACATACTAACCACAATAATAAACAGTGAAGAGAGTACGCCAGCCATTGGAGTGCGTGCACCAGCATCGGCATTTACAACTGTACGTGACAAACTTCCTGTTACGGGAAAGGCAGAGGTGACTCCGGCACTAATATTCGCCAAGCCAAGTGCGATAAGTTCCTGATTACTGTTCAGGTTACTACGCTGCTGCAATGCAGTGGCCTGTGCAATTGAAAGAGACTCTACAAAGCTGATCATTGCAATAAGAGCAGCACCAGGAAGCAAATCAATTACCATTTGCATGTTCCAGTGTGGTATAGCAATAGGGGGGAAACTTGAAGGAATTTCTCCTACAGTTTTAATGCCTGCCTGCTGCAAGTTCAGAAAATACATCAGTCCAATCGAAACTATAACCAGAATGAGGGGTAAGGCACGAATCAGAAAAATCAGTGAACCTGCTCTGGTTTTTATAAAGGCTGAGTTTAAAAAGGCAGGAATATATACCAGAAACAATACAGCAGTGATTCCAAGCGCCAGAGTAGCAAAGTTGCTATAACGTACATACTGCCAAAAAGATACCAAGAATTCTGGAACATTATTGGTTTGTAAGGGAATATCAAAAAGAAATTTAAATTGGCTTAATGCAATAAGCAGAGCTGAAGCAATAATAAAACTTTTTATAACCGGATGACTAATCAGCTGAATTAGAAAACCAAAACGGAATATACCTAAAAGTAAAGAAATAAAGCCGGTGAGTAGCGCTAGCAGACAAGCTGCTTCAATATAAACTGGCGAACCTACTTCGTATAGCGGGGCAAGGGTGCCAAAGACCATCATGGAGATAATAGCAACTGGACCAATTGAAAGCGTTGGACTGCCACCGACCATGGCATAAATAATCATGGGCAGGATACTGGCGTATAACCCCATTACAGGAGGCAGACCGGCGACCATGGCATAGGCCATACCTTGTGGTACCAGCATTGCAATAACAATTAATGCTGCCAGTAAATCTGATCTAAATTTTGGTCCGTTATATCTACTCAGCCATTGCCATGCCGGAAAAAGAGTGGGTATAGATAAACGACGCATAGCCATATAATAGCCTAAATCACATTTTTTCATATATTATGCATAAAAAGTGATAAAAAGTCGCTGCCTTTAAAAGTGTTACTTAATAAACTGCTATTAATTTACTGAATATATAGAATTTTATTATTATTTTGGACAATAGAGGTCATAAAGTGTATGTAAAACTTGGGTTAGTTTCTGATCTTTAATTGAATAAAAAATCTGCTTTCCCTGACGCCGTGTGATAACTACATCACTCTTACGTAACATCATCAGCTGTTGAGATAAGGTAGGCTGAGTAATTTGAGTTTTTTCCTCAATTTCAGAAACGTTTAATTCTTCTTGAGCTAAATGGCACAAGATTAATAGGCGATCTGTATTGGCCAGCGATTTTAGTATACTCACGACGGTGTCAGCAGAATCGCGCATGACATCGATTTGGAGAGCAGGTTGCATAATCAAATCCGTTAAATTGAGTGCGCCATAGTATAAATGTACTAAGAGAAAATAAAGATTAATTAAGAAGAATAATTCATGGCTTTTGATGAAGAAGTTAATCAGTAAAACTGATACATGGTATATATAAATCCAAGTTTTTAATTTGAAAAATATACTTTTTCTTTTTTAAAATCAATTCAGCGTGTAAAAATAAACATATTAATAAATCTTTTTACTTAAGAATGCTACTACCTCATAAGCTGCTCAGGTATAACAAATATGGTAAACCATTCAAAAAGCTATAATCTGGAGTAAAAAATGGCTAAGAACCAGACTAATGAAATTGAAATTAATATCGGGATTTCCACTGAAGGCCGCAAGAAAATTGTTGAGGGACTATCCCGTCTTTTAGCAGATAGCTATACTCTATATCTGATGACGCACAACTTTCATTGGAATGTTACGGGCCCAATGTTCAGTAGTCTGCACGCAATGTTTATGGAGCAGTATACAGAACAATGGAATGCGCTTGATATTATTGCTGAACGTATTCGTGCTCTTGGATTTCCTGCGCCCGGCACCTATAAACAGTTTAATGACCTCGCTACAATTAAAGAAGTAGAGGGTGTGCCTACTGCTGAGGAAATGATCCGTTATCTGGTCAATGCTCAAGAGGCAACTGCACGCACTGCACGTGAACTTTTTCCTGTCGTAGATGAAGTAAATGACCAGCCAACTGCTGATGTATTAACCCAGCGTATTGATGTGCATGAAAAAACTGCCTGGATGCTGCGTAGCCTGCTACAGTAAAAAAGTTTTTTAGAGCCAAACCCGCTCTATTTGAGCAGGTTTGGTTCTGGCTTTAACTTATAAGTAAATTTCAGGCGGGTAGGGCGTATTATCATTTATTGCAGAATAATATTGTTCTGCCAAAAAAAAGCCATCTGGTGCATTTTTGATATCAATTGTAAGGGAATGAGCCATAACTTGTGGATATGCCCAGATTAACTGTTTCATTAACCCAAAAGTTTCATTGTTCTGCATATCTCCTAAAATCCTTTGCCAGATAGCCCTATGGTAAGGTTCCTTATTATTGAAACCATAAAGATATGTCAAATTCTCTGGTGGTACAAAACCTGCCAGATAAGCTGTTTTGTCACTAGGATATGCTAATTCATCTAAGGCAACTTCCATAATTGTACGGTGGGCTTGTTCCAGGTTATTTTCTAAAATCCAGTCATAAGCTTCGACTATAATGTAGTCAAAATTAGGGTACCTATAGTATTCCTGTGGATAGTTGATACTGGTTAACAGAGTGGGCTGCTGAGTACGTATAGCAGGTAAGAATAATAAGGGACAAAACTGCGCATCTGGATAATTCTTTTTGAGAACAGTGCGGATATCCTGACATGTCTGACCTAGCTTTATTCGTAGCCACTGTCTGAATTCTTCATAAGGTGTACCAGTCTGGTAGACTGATTGAAAAATGTCTCCTAAATCTGGTGCATATAGGCCTGTATCTTGGTTAAAGGCTAATCGGGTAGAGTAATCATATATGCAGGGTAAGTTGGTTGCAGGATTATACCACCACCAAGGTTCTCCAATCTGCATATTGACCTGGCAGCCGCCTATCTGCATAGTTTCAGCGAATTCCAGAAAACCTTTTTGTAAATATGCCATAGCATTTATATTGCTAGGACTGAAAAAATAGCTGGGTGGCTCATAAGCCGTTTTACCCAGATTGTCATGAATGTCTCTTTGTGCCCAATATTCGTTGGCAGCAAGAGAGTACATTTCAAAGCTTAAGCTGAAAACAGGAGCAAAGGCTGCTTCATGCAATGCTTTAGCATAAACCTGATGCCATTTTAACGCACATGGATTAACTACATTTACACGTGTAGCAAGTGTATCAGGAATCTGCCATCTATTTACTTGTGTGTCCCAGTACATGTCTGGATAACGTGACATTCCGCAATAATGATTAAGTAGTCCCCGATAACCAAGCGCCACAATATTATCGACTATACGTTGAGGATTTAAATCATAATGATCATCATAACTGGTACATATACCTTTATGATGTGCAGATACTACTATCTGTTTAAGTTCTAATTGTGTGTGAGTTCCTTGAACTGTAGAGTTGGTGATTCTGACATAACAAAGTTCAGGATCAGGCAGTG harbors:
- a CDS encoding mechanosensitive ion channel family protein, whose product is MQLIIIVGVNGLEQLAFIQNIQDWSDQFPWLEMLTSLGILILLAALANFIAKQVVVRGLRKLISKMKFANSSIFAEHSVIRRIANIVPAIVIMNGITTVPHLSLKLVTFVQMGAQAFIFLTLALALSELLNIFNLIYQRNPKSKNKPIKGYLQLVKLMLYIVCALMILGTFLKKDVFTLLAGFGAMATVLMLVFQNTILSLVASVQISSYDMVRIGDWIEMPSLNADGDVIDMSLHTVTVQNFDKTFTTIPTNKLITDTFKNWRGMSNAGVRRIKRAIYIDQSTVHFMTNEEQQKLKDFLLLDQYLNIKESEIQKFNQQLGNQAIYNQRRLTNLGTFRAYIEFYLKQHPGIAQHQTIMVRQLQPTSEGLPLEIYAFSNTTSWVDYEAIQSDIFDHLIAIIGEFGLQVYQAPSGQDWKVLSNAEVIEHS
- a CDS encoding DUF2058 domain-containing protein, translated to MVKNALQAQLLKAGLVDNKKAKKLSKQAQHEQRTGQSDEAALKAKIEQEKQEKLAKDQALNQEKQRQLEEKTLKANIVQMISHHKIKETDGDITYQFIDEGKIKKVYISQQVYNALVSGSLMIARDNGSYAYLPKALAEKIDARMEGFILHNSTQANDQSTDEEDPYAAYVIPDDLMW
- a CDS encoding YoaK family protein encodes the protein MPFQKLPAWIQIGAFLLAINAGMINVLGLVTVLHQSVSHMTGNISMLAMSLINWEPSSVLYLILVVLCYVTGSFYSGLILGNSHFQLGRRYGLPLSLVALFIFLCWILLPYFPRYALLWACVAMGVQNAMVSHYKGTIIRTTHLSGVLTDLGLALGYCLRGLSVGKRRIILHLLILFGFLIGGIVASLIYPYLKLQSFLVPAVLSLLLSIIYWSIYFRHKSTQHSSWE
- the sstT gene encoding serine/threonine transporter SstT translates to MFSYLFRLSLVTQIVIAIILGMLVTWLFPQAAPYLSLLGDLFIKALKSVAPILVFVLVMASIANFKLGQTAHIRPILMMYMVGMLLAAFSAVFASLMFPSTLFLDVPSQLEVQAPGGLGEILKNLLLSFIANPVVALSEANFIGILAWSVILGLAFRHASETSRVVLTDVSNAISKVIAIVIRFAPLGIFGLVAATFADAGLKTLESYAQLLAVLLGTMLFVALIINPLLVAVVTRSNPYPLVLTCLRESAITAFFTRSSAANIPVNLDLARRLGVNEATASVSIPLGATINMAGAAVTITVLTLATVHTLGIPVSISTMLILSVVATVSACGASGVAGGSLLLIPVACGLFGISSEIAMQVVAIGMVISVLQDSTETALNSSTDVLFTAAADRGMR
- a CDS encoding SulP family inorganic anion transporter, producing MAMRRLSIPTLFPAWQWLSRYNGPKFRSDLLAALIVIAMLVPQGMAYAMVAGLPPVMGLYASILPMIIYAMVGGSPTLSIGPVAIISMMVFGTLAPLYEVGSPVYIEAACLLALLTGFISLLLGIFRFGFLIQLISHPVIKSFIIASALLIALSQFKFLFDIPLQTNNVPEFLVSFWQYVRYSNFATLALGITAVLFLVYIPAFLNSAFIKTRAGSLIFLIRALPLILVIVSIGLMYFLNLQQAGIKTVGEIPSSFPPIAIPHWNMQMVIDLLPGAALIAMISFVESLSIAQATALQQRSNLNSNQELIALGLANISAGVTSAFPVTGSLSRTVVNADAGARTPMAGVLSSLFIIVVSMYFTGFLRDLPLAILAATIIVSIWKLVEFKPFLETWRYSKADGIAMWITFFSVICIDISTGLIIGIISTFILMLWRISRPHIAVIGLVKGTQHFRNISRHQVITSPKIFSIRIDENLSFLNANTLKGYIITEVSKNAQLEHVIINCSSISAIDLSALEMLEEINAELAKLHIQLHFSEIKGPVMDKLKDSPLLQHLNGQVFFSHFQAMQNLAPELFLPEMPH
- a CDS encoding ArsR/SmtB family transcription factor, with the translated sequence MQPALQIDVMRDSADTVVSILKSLANTDRLLILCHLAQEELNVSEIEEKTQITQPTLSQQLMMLRKSDVVITRRQGKQIFYSIKDQKLTQVLHTLYDLYCPK
- a CDS encoding Dps family protein; protein product: MAKNQTNEIEINIGISTEGRKKIVEGLSRLLADSYTLYLMTHNFHWNVTGPMFSSLHAMFMEQYTEQWNALDIIAERIRALGFPAPGTYKQFNDLATIKEVEGVPTAEEMIRYLVNAQEATARTARELFPVVDEVNDQPTADVLTQRIDVHEKTAWMLRSLLQ
- a CDS encoding non-contractile tail sheath protein: MQNAFPYQKIPPQLSWATQTLPRFHPHYWRVEGPDTASFSLTNYRNGFEVLFKPRLSSDLIGIIWESEDHKDHQFLSYETLYDYSGVVWDFDIEVSTYMPMINNEQMALTLAVYYLENGIEQIAYIPLFNYADQPVSRQAHIQIDWDTVKAGFNATIPFPVNHIQRIVLNVVASSYNPATLPYPLPDPELCYVRITNSTVQGTHTQLELKQIVVSAHHKGICTSYDDHYDLNPQRIVDNIVALGYRGLLNHYCGMSRYPDMYWDTQVNRWQIPDTLATRVNVVNPCALKWHQVYAKALHEAAFAPVFSLSFEMYSLAANEYWAQRDIHDNLGKTAYEPPSYFFSPSNINAMAYLQKGFLEFAETMQIGGCQVNMQIGEPWWWYNPATNLPCIYDYSTRLAFNQDTGLYAPDLGDIFQSVYQTGTPYEEFRQWLRIKLGQTCQDIRTVLKKNYPDAQFCPLLFLPAIRTQQPTLLTSINYPQEYYRYPNFDYIIVEAYDWILENNLEQAHRTIMEVALDELAYPSDKTAYLAGFVPPENLTYLYGFNNKEPYHRAIWQRILGDMQNNETFGLMKQLIWAYPQVMAHSLTIDIKNAPDGFFLAEQYYSAINDNTPYPPEIYL